A single region of the Elizabethkingia sp. JS20170427COW genome encodes:
- a CDS encoding YgcG family protein → MRLASLHKILLFLFAFAYSLSFGQKIAEKPKVLYPVYDAVNLLTQEQKDQLNQKLIRFADSTSTEIEVIILPNTGGEDVNFLAARYGEVWGIGQKGKDNGVVFLIATEDHTMSIQQGRAIEQYLTASTAGQILDYLVTPEFKKGNWYQGIDKGTNAIIDALNGKFKADSPKKGEEDFNLTGIVILIIIVIVFIVIAQNNSGGNNGGGYYDDDVTLSRRGRSVFPGIFPFPGGFGGGGSSSGGFGGGGGFGGFGGGGSFGGGGASGGW, encoded by the coding sequence ATGAGATTAGCTTCTCTTCATAAAATATTACTGTTTCTTTTTGCATTTGCGTATAGCTTGAGCTTCGGGCAAAAAATTGCAGAAAAGCCTAAAGTACTGTATCCTGTTTATGATGCCGTAAACTTGCTTACCCAAGAACAGAAAGACCAACTCAACCAAAAGCTGATTCGGTTTGCAGATTCCACCTCTACTGAAATTGAAGTAATTATCTTACCCAATACTGGAGGAGAAGATGTAAACTTCCTAGCCGCTAGATATGGTGAAGTATGGGGTATTGGCCAAAAAGGAAAAGACAACGGAGTGGTTTTCTTAATCGCTACCGAAGACCATACCATGTCCATACAGCAAGGAAGGGCGATAGAACAATACCTAACAGCTTCTACTGCTGGACAAATACTTGATTATCTAGTTACTCCAGAATTTAAAAAAGGAAATTGGTACCAAGGCATTGATAAGGGGACAAATGCCATTATTGATGCTCTAAATGGTAAATTTAAAGCTGATTCTCCCAAAAAGGGAGAGGAAGATTTTAATCTTACAGGAATTGTTATTTTGATTATTATCGTTATTGTTTTCATCGTTATTGCCCAAAACAATAGCGGGGGAAATAATGGTGGTGGATATTATGACGATGATGTTACCCTTTCCCGAAGAGGGCGAAGCGTATTCCCTGGTATTTTCCCATTCCCTGGTGGTTTTGGAGGAGGCGGTAGTTCCTCAGGAGGCTTCGGAGGAGGCGGAGGCTTTGGCGGCTTCGGCGGTGGTGGATCTTTTGGTGGCGGTGGAGCCAGCGGTGGTTGGTAA
- a CDS encoding DUF3817 domain-containing protein produces MEAIIKFFSKYPEEKVIKWFKQVCIAEAITCFFLYCVAMVWKRYDPEGLLPTIFIIVVGNLHGLFFTLYLLLCLPAKKIYQWDDEDFVFALLSAFFPFATIWVEKSLAKKDRPE; encoded by the coding sequence ATGGAAGCTATTATTAAATTTTTCTCAAAATATCCAGAAGAGAAAGTCATCAAATGGTTTAAACAAGTTTGTATTGCTGAAGCGATTACTTGCTTTTTCCTCTACTGCGTAGCCATGGTATGGAAAAGATACGACCCAGAAGGATTACTCCCTACTATTTTTATTATTGTTGTGGGAAATCTACATGGTTTATTTTTTACTTTGTATCTTTTGCTTTGCTTGCCTGCCAAAAAAATTTACCAGTGGGATGATGAAGACTTTGTCTTCGCATTGCTATCTGCCTTTTTCCCCTTTGCTACTATTTGGGTTGAAAAATCGCTTGCGAAAAAAGACAGACCAGAATAA
- a CDS encoding TonB-dependent receptor domain-containing protein: MKKIIISIGILAFGHNYAQKTKDSTHTQEIKEVSLSKKVFQKKSDSFVYDVASSPVAKGNTAFNLLKETPLLSSTDDKTFKITGKSSAIIYINGRKTQMDAEAVTAFLKNTPAENIQKIEVITLPGSEYQVESNDGIINIILKKKADNGWNGNVKLSDNQGFYNNPSTGVSTNFRKDKLAINANFNFNKYTSYQYYQLENGNSQSSNHSEGFVKDPNLNYGGYLNIDYALTDNSNLALSYNTRYNQSRNSISDLLNTVKHLDEAHNWISNYNRTKSREYSQAFNNSINLNYELKTDSLGSKLNINLAYLNYNRNQNSTNTTLNVDDKGKENTPNNRPSLLSQIVQSTPQDINNFSGMVDYVQKFKNDFSLSIGGNLNYTRTDNNTQLYTDTWNPIQQDYQRTYQPNHFIYTEKIYGFYLTLDKKITDQLSAKIGGRYEITRSIGESSNSTHPEMKYIERKYQNFLPYASINYAINKDHNLSYAFSSRMRRPSFWELNPVITYLTQFNYIQNNPFVKAASTYNQELTYMYKNSYFLIIGQSFHKDMIQQIPLQRNKEIELVTTDSQGNPIIDPSTGNPTTYTSTISELRYIRTNFGKKQELTLSLGMQKSFFKNYWNTNVTLGVQHNRMNGYLDTDPLTGEKFTPYSNQNNSTSFITQINNNIQLDQKKTWYAGVNFWYITRQQIELGELGGLGSLDLSLKKIVHNWTLMVSASDLLNTNKIVIHEPKGNTNYNYVNQKQYNRQVTLSVTYNFGNQKVKGIRKLETATESIKNRTN, encoded by the coding sequence ATGAAAAAGATTATTATCAGCATCGGAATATTAGCCTTCGGACACAACTATGCTCAGAAGACTAAAGACAGTACCCATACTCAAGAAATAAAAGAAGTGAGCTTGAGTAAAAAAGTATTTCAGAAAAAGAGTGATAGTTTTGTATACGATGTTGCCTCCTCTCCCGTAGCCAAAGGAAATACGGCTTTTAATCTTTTAAAAGAAACTCCTTTACTATCTTCAACAGATGATAAAACTTTTAAAATAACAGGAAAGTCTAGTGCCATTATCTACATTAACGGCAGAAAAACCCAGATGGATGCAGAAGCCGTTACCGCATTTCTCAAAAATACTCCTGCAGAAAATATTCAAAAAATTGAAGTTATCACCCTCCCAGGAAGTGAATACCAAGTAGAATCTAACGATGGTATTATCAATATTATATTAAAAAAGAAAGCGGATAATGGCTGGAATGGAAATGTAAAACTAAGTGATAATCAAGGATTCTATAACAATCCTAGTACTGGAGTTTCCACCAACTTCAGGAAAGATAAGCTGGCAATAAATGCCAATTTCAATTTCAACAAATACACTTCATATCAATATTATCAATTAGAAAATGGCAACTCCCAATCTTCCAATCATTCCGAAGGCTTTGTTAAAGACCCTAATCTTAACTATGGTGGCTATCTGAACATTGATTATGCACTTACCGACAATAGCAATTTAGCATTAAGCTATAATACTCGATACAACCAAAGTAGAAACTCAATCAGCGACTTATTAAATACCGTAAAGCATCTTGATGAAGCTCACAACTGGATAAGTAATTATAACAGAACCAAAAGTAGAGAGTACTCACAGGCTTTTAATAATTCTATTAATCTCAATTATGAATTAAAAACAGATTCTTTAGGAAGCAAATTAAATATTAATCTCGCTTATCTCAATTACAATCGTAACCAGAATAGCACCAATACAACCCTTAATGTGGACGATAAGGGAAAAGAAAACACACCTAATAATAGACCTTCCTTGCTAAGTCAAATTGTACAAAGTACCCCTCAGGATATCAATAATTTTTCTGGAATGGTTGATTATGTACAGAAGTTTAAAAATGATTTCAGCCTATCTATTGGAGGAAACCTCAATTATACCCGAACTGATAATAATACCCAATTGTACACCGATACTTGGAATCCTATACAGCAAGATTACCAAAGGACTTACCAACCCAACCACTTTATTTATACCGAAAAAATCTATGGCTTTTATTTGACCTTGGATAAAAAAATAACAGACCAATTAAGTGCCAAAATAGGAGGACGCTATGAAATTACCCGAAGTATAGGAGAATCTTCTAACAGTACTCATCCAGAGATGAAATATATTGAAAGAAAATATCAAAATTTCTTACCTTATGCAAGTATCAATTATGCAATTAATAAAGACCATAATCTCTCTTATGCTTTTTCCAGTCGTATGAGAAGACCTTCCTTTTGGGAACTAAACCCTGTAATTACTTACCTTACTCAATTTAATTATATTCAGAATAATCCTTTTGTAAAAGCAGCTTCTACCTATAATCAGGAACTCACGTATATGTATAAGAATTCTTATTTCTTAATCATAGGCCAAAGTTTCCATAAAGATATGATCCAACAAATTCCTCTACAAAGAAATAAAGAGATAGAGCTGGTTACAACCGATTCTCAGGGAAATCCTATTATTGATCCTTCTACAGGAAATCCAACAACCTACACCTCTACTATTAGCGAGCTTAGGTATATCCGTACTAATTTTGGCAAGAAACAAGAGCTCACACTTAGTCTAGGTATGCAAAAATCTTTCTTCAAAAATTACTGGAATACTAATGTTACTTTAGGAGTACAACATAACCGTATGAATGGGTATTTGGATACAGATCCCTTAACGGGAGAAAAATTCACTCCTTACTCTAACCAAAACAACTCGACTAGCTTTATCACCCAAATCAATAATAATATACAATTGGATCAGAAGAAAACTTGGTACGCAGGAGTTAACTTTTGGTATATTACTCGACAACAAATAGAGTTGGGAGAATTGGGAGGCTTGGGAAGTTTAGATCTAAGCTTGAAAAAAATAGTACACAATTGGACTCTCATGGTTTCTGCTTCTGATTTGTTAAACACCAATAAAATTGTTATCCATGAGCCTAAAGGAAATACTAATTACAATTATGTTAATCAAAAGCAATATAACCGACAAGTCACCCTATCGGTAACCTACAATTTTGGAAATCAAAAAGTGAAAGGAATTAGAAAATTGGAAACAGCTACCGAATCTATTAAAAATAGAACAAATTAA
- the ctlX gene encoding citrulline utilization hydrolase CtlX: MQSTNTLLMIEPVAFGFNQQTAVNNYFQTNIQAQDTQVKALEEFKNFVEKLRAKDIDVITIQDTLEPHTPDSIFPNNWVSFHQNGTVILYPMFAENRRSERRSDILSKLGELGYQINAIEDYSDFELEEKFLEGTGSMILDREHRIAYGAVSLRLNEEVFKIWCAEFGYQPVIFHAYQTVGEQRLPIYHTNVMMCVATDFAVICLDTLDDVEERNKVVDSLTQTGKTIIEISEQQMHQFAGNMLEVQNKKGEKFLVMSQSAYQSLTQEQIEIIQQYCEIISADLDTIEQNGGGSARCMMAEVFLPKQ; the protein is encoded by the coding sequence ATGCAATCTACCAATACCTTGTTGATGATAGAACCTGTTGCCTTCGGGTTTAATCAACAAACAGCAGTTAACAACTATTTTCAAACTAATATCCAAGCTCAGGATACCCAAGTTAAAGCTTTGGAGGAGTTTAAAAATTTCGTAGAAAAGTTGAGAGCAAAAGATATCGATGTAATTACGATACAAGATACTTTGGAGCCTCATACCCCAGATTCTATTTTCCCGAATAATTGGGTGAGTTTTCATCAAAATGGTACGGTTATCCTATATCCTATGTTTGCTGAAAATAGAAGAAGCGAGCGCCGTAGTGATATCCTAAGTAAATTGGGAGAATTGGGCTATCAAATCAATGCAATAGAGGATTATTCGGATTTTGAACTGGAAGAGAAATTTTTGGAAGGTACTGGGAGTATGATTTTGGATCGCGAGCATCGTATTGCCTATGGAGCCGTATCTTTAAGATTAAATGAAGAGGTTTTTAAAATATGGTGTGCAGAATTTGGCTATCAGCCTGTGATTTTTCATGCCTACCAAACGGTAGGAGAGCAGAGGTTACCTATTTACCATACTAATGTGATGATGTGTGTGGCAACAGATTTTGCAGTAATTTGTTTAGATACTTTGGATGATGTTGAAGAAAGAAATAAGGTGGTGGATTCTTTAACCCAAACGGGAAAAACTATCATTGAGATTTCTGAACAACAAATGCATCAGTTTGCAGGAAATATGTTAGAGGTACAAAATAAAAAGGGTGAAAAGTTTTTGGTGATGAGCCAATCTGCGTATCAGAGCTTAACTCAGGAACAGATAGAAATTATTCAACAGTATTGTGAAATTATTTCAGCTGATCTTGATACCATAGAACAAAATGGAGGAGGAAGCGCCCGTTGTATGATGGCTGAGGTTTTCCTCCCTAAACAATAA